One window from the genome of Nicotiana tomentosiformis chromosome 5, ASM39032v3, whole genome shotgun sequence encodes:
- the LOC138892185 gene encoding uncharacterized protein, with translation MMMRVGDQVEVFNVYKALRLPAYYVELSLIYVVESDVMPLVSHKGTIDPLERALIGDERDSEEEMMGEIEQVLDMSCSYVHGLGRFEELDRPVTLTPHKPSIEEAPKLELKPLPAHLRYAYLGNSETLPVIISSSLTNVQEEKLLRVLRKRKKAIRWTIADIKVINQSFCMHKILLEDGHHPNVDKQRILNPIMKELVKKEIIMWLDADWRGMNIIASFMVIWDTTRLSDAERIRRRPLLLDLMALSLSSECRLVFLNYTTTEKELLAILWAFDKFWAYLVGTNVIVHTDHAAIGYLFTKKESKARLMHWVLLLQEFNVEIPDRKGTENQVADHLSMLQNHDHVEEGGQFKEAFPYKQLFAITQDLPPWYADYVNYLVSGVLPPEIESEARKRFLHDLNFYY, from the exons ATGATGATGAGAGTGGGTGACCAAGTGGAGGTATTTAATGTGTATAAAGCACTCAGATTGCCAGCCTACTATGTAGAGCTATCCTTGATTTATGTGGTGGAAAGTGATGTGATGCCATTGGTGTCACATAAGGGCACCATAGATCCACTTGAAAGAGCCTTGATTGGGGACGAAAGAGATAGTGAAGAGGAGATGATGGGTGAAATTGAGCAAGTACTTGACATGTCTTGCAGTTATGTCCATGGGTTAGGGAGATTTGAGGAGTTGGACAGGCCTGTCACTCTGACCCCTCATAAGCCAtctattgaagaagctccaaagctAGAACTTAAGCCCCTTCCAGCACATCTACGCTATGCTTATTTGGGGAACTCTGAGACATTGCCAGTGATTATCTCATCCAGCTTGACTAATGTACAAGAAGAAAAATTGCTGAGAGTACTCCGCAAGCGTAAAAAGGCTATAAGGTGGACAATTGCTGACATCAAggtaatcaatcaatcattttgcatgcataaaatcttaCTGGAAGATGGACACCACCCCAATGTTGATAAGCAAAGGATATTAAATCCTATTATGAAGGAGCTCGTGAAGAAGGAAATAATTATGTGGCTCGATGCAG ATTGGCGGGGCATGAATATTATTGCTTCCTTTATGGTTATTTGGGATACAACCAGATTGTCAGATGCCGAGAGGATCAGGAGAAGACCACTTTTACTTGACcttatggcactttcgctttcaagcgaaTGCCGTTTAGTCTTT CTGAACTACACCACTACTGAAAAGGAGTTGTTGGCCATTTTGTGGGCCTTTgataaattttgggcatactTGGTGGGAACAAACGTCATAGTCCATACCGATCATGCAGCAATCGGGTATCTATTTACAAAAAAGGAATCCAAGGCTAGATTGATGCACTGGGTTTTGTTGTTGCAAGAATTTAATGTAGAAATACCAGATCGAAAGGGCACAGAGAACCAAGTAGCTGACCATCTATCAATGCTACAAAATCATGATCACGTGGAGGAGGGTGGACAATTTAAAGAGGCATTCCCCTATAAGCAACTTTTCGCTATCACCCAAGACCTTCCCCCATGGTATGCGGATTATgtgaattatcttgtgagtggggtACTTCCTCCTGAAATTGAATCTGAAGCTAGAAAGAGGTTTCTACATGATTTGAACTTCTACTACTGA